The Hugenholtzia roseola DSM 9546 genome segment AAAACAAGACGGCGTTTGATTTTGTAAAAAATGAGCTAAAAGCCGAACCGACGATATTTGAAATTACACGGGAACGCCTATTGCGTGCGGCAAAAAAAATCAATGCAGGTTTGGATAAAAAAATAGAGCAGCTTGGCAGCGAGCTTCCTACGGACGAAACGAAAGCCGAAATTGCGAAATTAGAAGCGCAAAAAGCGCGAAACGGCTTTAAAATCTTCGAGACGCTTCCGCTTTGGGAAGATTACGACTTTGAAGCGTCAGGTTTTGATGCTTCTCAAACGCTCTTTGATGCAGGCAAGCTCACCGAAGACGACCTTCAAGCCCTGCTCACCACTTGGAAGACCTACGACGGCATGGCACTTACAGAAGATTTAGAAAGCGTTTATTTGCTTGATTATCAAGGCTTTTATGGCAGCGATAAGTTGTATTTGATGCACAAAGACTTTACTACCGAACATTTGAAGGCACTCTTAGAAAAAATAGATGCGGATAAAAACTTTAATCCTGCGTCTGTTATCTGTTTTGGCTATCATTTTGAAAGTGCCAGATTGCGCGAACTTGCTGAAAATGTAAAGTCTTATTCAAACAAAAAAAGCATAGAGATTGACTTTATTACAAGGTATTGAAAGTAGCAAAACCCACGAAAGAAAAGACTTTGAAGCGGGTTTTGTTTTACCTTACTTCCAAACACAAACAAAAGATGAAAGGATTTAATTTTGAGAAAGATTTGGCGCACCAAAAGCAAGCGGTAGAAAATACGTTGGCAGTATTCAACACTTTGCAGCTCAAAGCCGCTACGGGCGCACACAAAAACCACATCAATCCCGCTTTTGTGTGGAAAAATATGATAGCCTACAAAGAAAACATCAAAAAACTACAAGCAGAGCAGCAAATAAGCGAAAGTTTTACGAATAGCCACATTTTGGATATTATGATGGAAACGGGTACGGGCAAGACCTATACCTATACCAAAACGATTTTCGAACTCAACAAAAAATACGGCATCTTTAAGTTTATTATCGTTGTGCCTACGCTTTCTATCAAGGCGGGTACTATCAATTTTTTGAAGTCGGATAGCTGTCGCGAACATTTCAAGTCGCAATACGACAAGACGCTGCACCTGCACATTGTAGAAAGCCAAAAAAGCAATAAAAGCAAAAAATCGCACTTTCCACCTGCGATAGCAAATTTTGTAAAAGCGGATAGTTTTGAAAAAAACCAAATTCAGGTGCTACTCATCAATGCGGGCATGCTCAATTCGGAAACGCTGCAAAAAAGTTTTGATATAAGTTTGTTTGATACCTATACCGTTCCTTTTGATGCCCTTGCCGCTACGCAATCTTTTATGATAATTGACGAACCTCACAAGTTTGGACAAAACAACAAAACTTGGGAAAATATCGAAAAGATAAAGCCTCAATTTATCCTGCGCTATGGTGCTACTTTTCCCGAAAAGGCGATTAAGCAAAAAAATCTATTTACAAACAAAAACGAAGTTGCCTATACAAAAGATTATCACAACCTTATCTATCAACTTTCCGCCGTCGATGCTTTTAATCAAAACTTAGTCAAGGGCATTATCGGACATTTGACAGAACATGAAGGTGGGAAAAATGCCGTAGTGCGCTTCCTCGATTCAGACGGCACAGAGGCAAGTTTTGAGTTGGTAGAAAACAACAAACGCAAGACGGTTAGGCTTTCCAAAAAAGAAAGTCTGGAAAAAATCCATAGTCAGATGGTAGGTTTGTATTTGGAAAACCTCAATAAAAGCACCGCCATTCTAAGCAATGGCTTAGAAATGAAGAAGGGCGACAAAATCAATCCTTATTCATACGCCACTACCCTACAAGAAATGATGTTGGCAAAGGCAATAAAAAATCACTTTGAGATAGAAAAAAAGTTGCTCACGCGCCAAGTGAAAATCAAGCCCCTAACGCTTTTTTTTATCGATAACATTGAAGCCTATCGCGGCAAAGCAGGCAGTAAAACAGACGAGGGCTATCTAAGGCAATTTGTTGAAAGCTGCATCAAGGCAGAAGTAGAAGCCTTGCTCGAAGTAGAAGAAAATGCGTTTTACAAAGCCTACCTCGCAAAAACGCTCACCGACCTTTCAGGCACACATGGGGGGTATTTTTCGAAAGACAATAGCGAAAAAGACGAAGCCACAGAAAAGGAAATAAACGAAATTTTGCACGACAAACAAGCCTTGCTCGATTTGGAAAATCCGCGCCGTTTTATCTTTTCGAAATGGACTTTGCGGGAAGGTTGGGATAATCCCAATGTCTTTCAAATTTGCAAACTGCGAAGCAGCGGAAGTGAAATTTCGAAATTGCAGGAAGTGGGGCGCGGTTTGCGCCTACCCGTCAATGAATACGGCAATCGAGTGAAAGAGGAGCAATTTCATTTGCACTATTTTGTAGATTTTACCGAAAGTGATTTTATAGATAAATTAGTAGGTGAAATCAATAGCAAATCGGGTGCCATTTCTATGGTAGAAACGCAAACAAATGTTACGCCGCTTATTCCGAAGATTTTGGAAAGGTATTCCGACCAATTTTCGGACACTAATGCTTTACTGAAGTATTTAGATAAACACAATGTCGTCAATCGCAGTAATGATTTTGAAGAAGGCGGGTTTGATTTTATCAAAGAAAACTTCCCCGCTATTTTCGAGGGTGTAAATCCGACTAAGGTTCGCAAAGCCACCGACCCGAAGCCGAAAATTAGCGTCCGCACCTCAAAATATGGCGAATTGAAAGCACTTTGGGAAAAGCTCAACGAAAAAGTGGTGTTGGAATATAAATTTGAAAATGAAGCGCATTTTCAATCCTTTCTCACCGACTTTTTAAAAACGCAAGCCGACAACCTGATGTCAGATGACATAGAGGAACGCGTGGCACAAATTGAAATCAAGGACAACAAGGCAGTGGCGCAAGAGTCGGAATCCATTTACAATCGGCAAACGGTAAGTCTTTCGCTACTCAAATACAGTAGCTTTTTGAAAGAACTTTCCAAACTGCTCAATATCAACCTCAAAACGCTACACCAATCTTTGGTCGCTTCTCAAATAGAGCTAAATTCTTATCTGAACCCAAGCACTTTGCGAACCCTCAAACAAAATTTTGATACCTATTTGATGACCCAAGCCTTTGATAAGTATTCCATTGCTTACAAGAAGGTTTCGAACCAAATTCACCCTACCAAATTTACTAATGCCAAGGGCGAGGTCTTGACCGAAATTTCGTCCGCAGACGTGGGGGTAAATCTCTCTACCGAAGCGGTGGCAAAGGCTTATTTCTTTGACGAACTGTATTACGATTCTGAATTAGAAAAGCAAAACATCAAGACTGAAATCGCCGAAGTGGTCGTCTTTACAAAAATTCCGAAAAACTCGATTAAAATTCCTGTGGCAGGGGGCAAGAGTTATTCGCCTGATTTTGCTTATGTGGTAAAATTCAAAGACGGAAGCGAAAAGCTCAATCTTATCATCGAAACCAAAAATGTAGGCAGCCAAGACGAGCTTCGGCAGGAAGAGAAGCTAAAAATCAAACATGCCGAAAAATTTTTTGAAGGCAGAGTAAAAATAGAATTTAGAACCCAATTGCGCCATGATAAGATGGCACATTTTATCAAAAGCATTGTAACAGGTCTTTAAAGCGTCTTTAAAGCACCTTTAAACACTAAAAAACCTTGCGGCGCAGGCTACAAGGTTTTTTCTTTTGTTCATTTTTTAGGTCGCTTTTTAGCTTACTTTCTGATAGGCTAATCCCTTTGCAGTGCCATGATTGCGTCGGGTTTGTTGCGTTCTAATAGCTTTCTATCTATCAAAAGTTGGTGCATCTGCTGTGCCTTTTCTTTGCTCCAATAGTTGCCATAAAAGACGCGGAAAAGGAAATCGGGACCGTAGTGGTCTACTTTGATAAAGACCTCTTGAAAGCCTTTTGCCTTCAATTCTTCGCAATAGTCTATTGCGCCATCTTCGTCGGGGAAATCTTCGAGCTGAATGACCCAACGGCGTTTATCTACTCGATAGCCTTCGGGTGTGTAGAGGAAATCGTTTTTAGGGTCGAAGGGCGTATAGGCGGGGTAGAAATTTTTGGGGTCTAAGACCTTTCCCGAAGGGTCTTTCAGGGGCATAAACCAGTCGGTTTGCAAGACTTCAAAACTGCTAAGTTCCTCGTCTTTTGGCTTTACATAAATGTAGTAGGGATTGCCCGATTTCTGCTCTTGAATAAGTTTGCGCATCTTGCCTTTGTCGGGCGTATAGGCAGTAACCAAGATATTTGCGCCTTTGTCATCTACGGCAGATTCGAGGTAGCTATTGGGTGCTTTTGGCATAGCCGTAACGATGTCCATCTTGCCATCAAAATTAAAATCGCCAAAAGAAGCCGAGCCTTCGAAGATAGTAGAAAAAGAGTAGGGGACGATTTTTTTAGGGTCTGTAATGTCGTACAAATTATAGCATTTGAAGCGGCAGCCCTTGTATAGACAATCTTCCTGCAAAGTGAAAAGGCAGAGGTATTTGCGCCCCAAATACTCAAATTCATAAATATCTAAAAAAGAGTTCAAATTCATAGGCACGCCCAATTCAGTGCTACAATAAAAGCGGAAACTTTGCCCATTGATAACAATACCCGTCGGGGCAGGATTGAGATGCACATGCCATTGAGGACCATTGAGGGTATAGATGCTAAAATCTACCGAGCCGCCTGCGTATTTGGTGTAAGAAGTATCGCGCGATTCAAGGGGGGAGTCGGGCGAAGGGTGTGCCGTAATCTTGACAGGCTCTTGGGTGAGCTGTTTGAGCGAATACTGCTGTGCCGTCAGGGTAGGAAGGTCGGAAAGCCAGACTTGCGGCAGGCTAAAAAAAGAACCGCAAAAAGCAATCACAAAAAATAGCGGACGGTTTAGAAAAAGAAAAGCGCGTTGGTTGCGTGTTTGTATAGTCGTCATATTAAAAACAGTTGTGGTGTAGGGAAAGAAAAGGCAAATGTTTTGCCAAAAGTTAGAACTCTTTTTGCATATTGACAATACGCCCGTTAATACCCATTTTTTGAAGTTTTAGTTTCAATTCGTCGGTTTTTTCCTTGTTCCAATAATTGCCAAGCAGGACGTAAAACTTGAGGTCGCGCCCATACTGGTCGATATAGACATAGACATCTTCATGCCCTTCTTCTAAAAGTTCTTCGGCGTAGTCTAATGCCCCATCTAATTCCATAAAATCAGCAATGAGAACTACCCAGACGCGCTTTTCTACCCTAAAACCTTTGGCATCATAGAGAAAGTCGTTTTTGGGGTCGAAAGAAATATAAGGCGCAAAATAAGGGGTTCTCTCCGCCACTTTGCCCGTTTGGTCTTTAAGTGGAATAAACCAATCGCACTTGACAATTTGGAAGCTGCTAAGTTCTTCGTCTTGCCCCTTTACCTGCAAATAATAGGCATTTCCTTCGTTTTTGAGTTCTTTGGCTTTTCCTTCATCTAAGGAATAAGTCGTCACCAAATGATACAGACTGCGTTCCTCTTCCGCTACCTCTTTCAATTCTTCGGCAGGCACAGGAGCGGCTCTTACAAAATCTATGATGCCGTCGTTATTGAAATCGGCAAAAGTATCCGTTTGGCTATACACGCTGGAAAAGGAATAGGCTTTTACTTTGTCTTTTTCCGTAACATCAAAGACATTGAAACAGCGATAGCGGCAGCCTTTATGCAGACAGTCCTCACGATAATTTAATAGACAGATGTATTTTCTGCTCAAATATTCAAATTCGTATATTTCCAAAAAGTTGCTCGTATTGGTAGCTCTCGCCATTTCAAGGTCGCAAAAAAAGGAAAACACTTGCCCATTTAGGATAATGCCCGTCGGGTTGGGATTGAGAATGTGGTGGTACTGCTCGCCATTGACAAAATAAATTGCCATTTCTGCCAAATTGGTATTGTAAAGCGTCAGTGTGCTATCGCCCTTTTCTGTAAAGCCCGTCGGCATAGGATGATTGACAATCTGAATAGGCTCTTGCGCCAACATTTCAAAAGTATAAGAAGCTCCCACTTGCGCCTGCAAAGCTACCCAAAAGGAAGCCAAAAAGACCGTCAGCAGCCACCGCCCTGTGGTTTTAGAAACAAAAATAGAGTTCATATCAGTTCTTGGAATAGGTAAAGAAAAGTTAAGGGATAGAAAAGGAATTGCTACTCTTTCAGATGATTTAGCTCATACAAGACTGCATCTTGATAGACTCCTATTTTTGCTTTTTGGAGGTTTTTTTGTGCTAAATCGAGCTTTTTTTGCCGTTTGTACGCCAAAGCTAAAGAGAAATAATATTGTGCCATTTTTTCAGGGTCTAACTCTTTTTCGTGCTTTTCCAAAAAATGCACCAATACTTCCCAAGTTTTGATAGCCTCTGCATCTTTGTAGGTTTTGTATAGCGCAATTCCCTTTAAAAAAAGTGCTTCGGGCTGGTGCTTATCGAGCATCAAGCAAGAGTCTGCCATTAAAATCGCTTGGTTGTATAGCTCTTGATGCACATAAAGACGCGCCAAATCTTTATAGAAAGAAATATCGTGTTGGGTATGTTCTTGATAAATCATCTTTTCACGAGTCAGATTGATGACACGCGATTTATCGGCTTTTCGGGCTGCAATTTGATTGAGATAGACCTGCGCCGCTGAATATTCGGGGTCTATGGCTAAGGCAGAGCGCAAGTATTGTTCGCTTTTCTGAAACTCATGGGCAAAAAAGTAGGCGTATCCTAAGTTGTAGTAGTATCTTGGGGCTAAAATTTTAGCCTCTGCTAACCATTCCTCACGCTTGATGCGATTTAGAAAAAGGCTCATTTTGTCTATATCACCTACCTGAAAAGCGGCTTTTAGATGCCAATATGCCACTTCTTCGGTTAGGGCATTTTGCGTCGTAATTGTATTTAGGATATTCTCTGCCTTATTTTGTGCCTTTTCGTATTGATGGGCGGCAAAGTAGGCTTTTATTTCGATAAGTTGGAAAAGCGGTGGCAGCGTTCCTGACAGGCTCTCAAACTTTTGAAGCAGCAACAAAGAAGAAGCATCTAAACGCTCGGTTTCGTTCTGTTCTACAAGGTTTTTGCCCAAAATTTTAATCCGCTCCTCGTCGGAAGGCAGCCTTTGTAAGACCTCTTGTAGGGTCTTTTCTACCAAAGGCATTTTGTTTTCTGCCTGATATGCCTGCATAAGTTTGAAGTAAGCACTCCAATAGTCAGGCTCTACTTGCAGGGTTTTCTGGTAGAATTGTGCCGCCTGATGGGGTTTTGCTAACTGTTCATAACAAAATCCCATAGCAAAAAAAATATCCGCCTGATTCGCTTCGCTGGTAGCGGCTTTTTCCAAAACCGAAAGGGCTTCAGGCAAAGCTCCTTTTTTAGCCAATGCCAAGCCCTGTTGATACAAACTTTGAGAAAATAGCGAAAAAGGGCATATCATTATCCATAAAAACCATAAGCCTTTTCTCAAAGTGCGCGAATTAAAAAGGTAAATTAGCCTCATTTGGATTTATCCATTCAAAAGAAGACGCAAAACGCCCCTAAACTATAAAATGCGTACCTGAAAACTGCAAAAAGCCGCTTCCCAACGCACATTTTTAGAAAAAACACTTTTCTGATTCATCTGCAAATAAATGCAAAAAAAATCATAAAAGAAAGAAAAGGCTCTACCCAGCGCAATTTATTTGCTTAAATTCGTAGGCAGGGCGTTGGGCTATGATGTTAAATTCTAAAAGTCAGATGCACAAATACGGACAAGGCAATATCTTATCCGTAGTGAGATTGAAATAAAAAAGGACTTTCAGACCTAAAAGCGGATTTAAGCCCAAATTTTATTTCGTGCAAAATTTGACAAAACAAGGCTTTCCGTTCTCCGCGCTCCTGCCTTGCTTGTTTTTTCTCTTTCCCTTGTTTTTTTCTTTCATTTCTTTCATTTCTTTCATTTCTTTCTTTCTCAATTTGAGCCTTCGGATATGACAACTCCAAAAGAACACCAAATAGAAGTGCGCTATCTGCAATCTTTGCGTACCCAAGCCACTCACCTTGCCTCGAAAAACCAAATCCTAACAGACGCACCGCTCGATAACCAAGGAAAAGGCGAAGCCTTCTCACCTACCGATTTAGTAGCCTCCGCCTTAGCAAGCTGTGGCATGACGATTATGGGTATTGTAGCCCAACGCGAAAGCCTCGATTTGGGTCAGATGCAAATGCAAGTTACAAAA includes the following:
- a CDS encoding tetratricopeptide repeat protein is translated as MRLIYLFNSRTLRKGLWFLWIMICPFSLFSQSLYQQGLALAKKGALPEALSVLEKAATSEANQADIFFAMGFCYEQLAKPHQAAQFYQKTLQVEPDYWSAYFKLMQAYQAENKMPLVEKTLQEVLQRLPSDEERIKILGKNLVEQNETERLDASSLLLLQKFESLSGTLPPLFQLIEIKAYFAAHQYEKAQNKAENILNTITTQNALTEEVAYWHLKAAFQVGDIDKMSLFLNRIKREEWLAEAKILAPRYYYNLGYAYFFAHEFQKSEQYLRSALAIDPEYSAAQVYLNQIAARKADKSRVINLTREKMIYQEHTQHDISFYKDLARLYVHQELYNQAILMADSCLMLDKHQPEALFLKGIALYKTYKDAEAIKTWEVLVHFLEKHEKELDPEKMAQYYFSLALAYKRQKKLDLAQKNLQKAKIGVYQDAVLYELNHLKE
- a CDS encoding SPOR domain-containing protein, with protein sequence MTTIQTRNQRAFLFLNRPLFFVIAFCGSFFSLPQVWLSDLPTLTAQQYSLKQLTQEPVKITAHPSPDSPLESRDTSYTKYAGGSVDFSIYTLNGPQWHVHLNPAPTGIVINGQSFRFYCSTELGVPMNLNSFLDIYEFEYLGRKYLCLFTLQEDCLYKGCRFKCYNLYDITDPKKIVPYSFSTIFEGSASFGDFNFDGKMDIVTAMPKAPNSYLESAVDDKGANILVTAYTPDKGKMRKLIQEQKSGNPYYIYVKPKDEELSSFEVLQTDWFMPLKDPSGKVLDPKNFYPAYTPFDPKNDFLYTPEGYRVDKRRWVIQLEDFPDEDGAIDYCEELKAKGFQEVFIKVDHYGPDFLFRVFYGNYWSKEKAQQMHQLLIDRKLLERNKPDAIMALQRD
- a CDS encoding OsmC family protein, giving the protein MTTPKEHQIEVRYLQSLRTQATHLASKNQILTDAPLDNQGKGEAFSPTDLVASALASCGMTIMGIVAQRESLDLGQMQMQVTKIMADNPRRIAAIKVHYFTPEPLDISEKMRKMLQNAALNCPVAKSLHPDIEQLISFDF
- a CDS encoding type III restriction-modification system endonuclease, with product MKGFNFEKDLAHQKQAVENTLAVFNTLQLKAATGAHKNHINPAFVWKNMIAYKENIKKLQAEQQISESFTNSHILDIMMETGTGKTYTYTKTIFELNKKYGIFKFIIVVPTLSIKAGTINFLKSDSCREHFKSQYDKTLHLHIVESQKSNKSKKSHFPPAIANFVKADSFEKNQIQVLLINAGMLNSETLQKSFDISLFDTYTVPFDALAATQSFMIIDEPHKFGQNNKTWENIEKIKPQFILRYGATFPEKAIKQKNLFTNKNEVAYTKDYHNLIYQLSAVDAFNQNLVKGIIGHLTEHEGGKNAVVRFLDSDGTEASFELVENNKRKTVRLSKKESLEKIHSQMVGLYLENLNKSTAILSNGLEMKKGDKINPYSYATTLQEMMLAKAIKNHFEIEKKLLTRQVKIKPLTLFFIDNIEAYRGKAGSKTDEGYLRQFVESCIKAEVEALLEVEENAFYKAYLAKTLTDLSGTHGGYFSKDNSEKDEATEKEINEILHDKQALLDLENPRRFIFSKWTLREGWDNPNVFQICKLRSSGSEISKLQEVGRGLRLPVNEYGNRVKEEQFHLHYFVDFTESDFIDKLVGEINSKSGAISMVETQTNVTPLIPKILERYSDQFSDTNALLKYLDKHNVVNRSNDFEEGGFDFIKENFPAIFEGVNPTKVRKATDPKPKISVRTSKYGELKALWEKLNEKVVLEYKFENEAHFQSFLTDFLKTQADNLMSDDIEERVAQIEIKDNKAVAQESESIYNRQTVSLSLLKYSSFLKELSKLLNINLKTLHQSLVASQIELNSYLNPSTLRTLKQNFDTYLMTQAFDKYSIAYKKVSNQIHPTKFTNAKGEVLTEISSADVGVNLSTEAVAKAYFFDELYYDSELEKQNIKTEIAEVVVFTKIPKNSIKIPVAGGKSYSPDFAYVVKFKDGSEKLNLIIETKNVGSQDELRQEEKLKIKHAEKFFEGRVKIEFRTQLRHDKMAHFIKSIVTGL